The proteins below come from a single Triticum aestivum cultivar Chinese Spring chromosome 5D, IWGSC CS RefSeq v2.1, whole genome shotgun sequence genomic window:
- the LOC123125807 gene encoding uncharacterized PE-PGRS family protein PE_PGRS46-like: protein MAKKRSATVASLLLCVALAGHAVTAARTVHAAAGGAAETSLPAAIAAENGSGAGGEGAADEKNLFVGVGGMGDLPSMPALGDGYGGGFGNNGDDLLTGVTGPLGGGGGGVGSVGSDGGVGGAGGIPFGGFAGCSALFGGLGGG, encoded by the coding sequence ATGGCCAAGAAGCGGTCGGCCACTGTCGCCTCTCTCCTGCTCTGCGTCGCTCTGGCGGGGCACGCCGTCACGGCGGCCAGGACCGTGCACGCTGCAGCTGGCGGCGCGGCAGAGACATCGCTTCCGGCCGCGATAGCCGCAGAGAACGGTTCCGGTGCAGGAGGAGAGGGCGCAGCGGACGAGAAGAACCTGTTCGTGGGCGTGGGAGGCATGGGGGACCTTCCGAGCATGCCGGCCTTgggcgacggctacggcggtgGCTTCGGCAACAACGGAGACGACCTCTTAACCGGCGTCACGGGCCcactcggcggcggcgggggcggtgtGGGGAGCGTCGGctcggacggcggcgtcgggggagCCGGTGGTATCCCGTTTGGAGGGTTCGCCGGTTGCAGCGCCCTGTTCGGCGGGCTCGGAGGCGGGTAA